A single window of bacterium DNA harbors:
- the mutM gene encoding bifunctional DNA-formamidopyrimidine glycosylase/DNA-(apurinic or apyrimidinic site) lyase: MPELPEVEVTRRCIAPFLVGRRIAEVRTTSNSYFFLTRPEQLRRGLTGRTVVRLVRRGKYLVAELDDHQRLLLHLGMTGQLFADGASSVRLMSATARAALSPEEQMQFQPDRHTHVQIGFDDAGQRVFFRDVRKFGKIRLLKPDQSDPRLDKLGVDALEASSEHLYEGTRGRKLAIKTLLLSQSIVAGIGNIYADEALFGAGIRPSKRAGRLTRPDCQRILEAAKAVMLRSIEMGGSSISDFVAPDGSDGAYQDERHVYARTGEPCTVCDTPIKRSVLGARASHFCPSCQH; encoded by the coding sequence ATGCCCGAACTGCCCGAGGTGGAGGTCACGCGCAGATGCATCGCGCCTTTTCTGGTGGGGCGACGCATCGCCGAAGTGCGCACGACCTCCAATAGCTACTTCTTCCTGACCCGACCCGAACAGCTGCGCCGCGGCCTGACCGGTCGCACTGTCGTTCGACTGGTCCGTCGGGGAAAGTACCTGGTTGCGGAGCTGGACGATCATCAGCGACTGCTCCTGCACCTGGGCATGACGGGACAGCTCTTCGCCGACGGAGCGAGCAGTGTGAGGCTGATGTCCGCGACCGCGCGCGCAGCTCTCTCGCCGGAAGAGCAGATGCAGTTTCAGCCCGATCGGCACACACACGTCCAGATCGGGTTCGATGACGCCGGCCAGCGGGTGTTCTTCCGCGACGTGCGCAAATTCGGGAAGATCCGCCTCTTGAAGCCCGACCAATCCGATCCGCGTCTCGACAAGCTCGGTGTCGATGCACTGGAAGCGTCGAGCGAGCACCTCTACGAGGGAACCCGCGGCCGCAAGCTCGCGATCAAGACCCTTCTGCTCTCCCAGTCGATCGTGGCGGGCATCGGCAATATCTACGCCGACGAAGCGCTGTTTGGCGCCGGCATCCGTCCCTCGAAACGCGCCGGTCGGCTCACGCGCCCCGATTGCCAGCGCATCCTCGAAGCCGCGAAAGCGGTGATGCTGCGTTCCATCGAAATGGGCGGCTCCAGCATCAGCGATTTCGTGGCCCCCGACGGCAGTGATGGTGCCTATCAGGATGAGCGCCACGTGTACGCCCGCACCGGCGAGCCGTGCACGGTCTGCGATACGCCGATCAAGCGTTCCGTCCTCGGGGCTCGCGCTAGCCACTTCTGCCCCAGCTGCCAGCATTGA
- the mtnA gene encoding S-methyl-5-thioribose-1-phosphate isomerase, with the protein MSFFTLRLCDSGLELLDQRLLPSQEHYLLLKSGEEVARAIEDMAVRGAPAIGVTAAMGVAIEISTAADDQLEQTLERVVQRLARTRPTAVNLTWALERMKTRLSESLGAGRPAAEVKQEARELAQQILDEDVANCRALGDAAVELFEKKTRVLTHCNAGALATAGYGTALGVIRSAAREGLLEGVLACETRPYLQGARLTAWELDRDGIPVRLITDSMGGAMMARDEVDMVVVGADRIAANGDVANKIGTYTLAVLAHHHGIPFVVAAPISTIDPETASGAEIPIEQRSSEEVVEFRGSRIAPEGVEALHPAFDVTPAEFVTAIVTERGVIRAPLATGIAEQLSR; encoded by the coding sequence GTGAGTTTCTTCACACTGCGCCTCTGCGATTCCGGGCTCGAGTTGCTCGACCAACGCCTGCTACCGAGCCAGGAACACTACCTGCTATTGAAGAGCGGAGAGGAAGTTGCGCGCGCGATCGAAGACATGGCCGTGCGCGGTGCCCCGGCGATCGGTGTAACTGCGGCGATGGGCGTGGCGATCGAAATCTCGACTGCCGCAGACGATCAACTCGAGCAGACTCTCGAGCGGGTCGTACAACGGCTCGCGCGTACGCGCCCCACCGCCGTGAACCTGACCTGGGCGCTCGAGCGGATGAAGACCCGGCTCTCCGAATCGCTCGGGGCTGGCCGTCCAGCCGCTGAAGTCAAACAGGAAGCTCGCGAACTAGCGCAGCAGATCCTTGACGAAGATGTCGCCAACTGTCGGGCCCTGGGGGATGCGGCGGTCGAACTCTTCGAGAAGAAGACGCGCGTGCTCACACATTGCAACGCGGGCGCACTCGCGACGGCGGGCTACGGCACGGCCCTGGGCGTGATTCGCTCGGCGGCCCGAGAAGGACTTCTCGAAGGCGTACTCGCCTGCGAAACGCGCCCGTACCTGCAGGGTGCGCGGCTCACGGCCTGGGAGCTGGACCGGGATGGAATTCCGGTTCGGCTGATTACCGACTCGATGGGCGGCGCAATGATGGCGCGCGACGAAGTCGATATGGTCGTGGTGGGCGCGGACCGGATCGCGGCCAATGGCGATGTCGCCAACAAGATCGGCACCTACACACTGGCGGTGCTCGCACACCATCACGGGATTCCGTTCGTCGTGGCGGCGCCGATCTCGACGATCGATCCGGAAACCGCCAGCGGCGCCGAGATCCCGATCGAGCAGCGCAGCTCCGAAGAAGTCGTCGAATTTCGCGGGTCGCGGATTGCTCCCGAGGGCGTTGAAGCTCTGCACCCTGCCTTCGACGTCACGCCGGCCGAGTTCGTAACGGCGATCGTGACCGAGCGCGGTGTCATTCGCGCCCCTCTCGCCACCGGTATCGCGGAACAACTCTCGCGTTGA
- the gatA gene encoding Asp-tRNA(Asn)/Glu-tRNA(Gln) amidotransferase subunit GatA, which produces MSRLSARTLSSLSASLESGELSSREIVADCLERIESSDDLLGAFSEVRAEAALRAADEADRERSAGEVRSALHGLPIAIKGILASPEFETTCGSRILKGFRAPYEATVLRKLREAGMIVVGSTNMDEFAMGSSCENSAYGPTRNPWNTDCVPGGSSGGSAAAVAARQVPATLGSDTGGSIRQPAALCGVVGIKPTYGRVSRYGLVAFASSLDQIGTFSHSVEDSALLLETICGHDPKDATSVPREVPRFSAGLDGSVEGLRIGIPEELFSEEGIDPEVLLKVREAVSTLESMGAKTVPVSLPHSEFGIATYYLICTAEASSNLSRYDGVKFGFRAESDQLDEMYRRTRSEGFGAEVKRRIILGTYVLSAGYYDAYYRKAQQVRTLIRRDFARAFEVCDVLASPATPGPAWPLGERTADPLQMYMSDIFTVTLNLAGLPGIALPCGFTASGLPVGFQLLGRALDEQTLLRIGDAFQRQTDWHKAVPSGDSE; this is translated from the coding sequence TTGAGCCGGCTCTCGGCCAGAACCCTGAGTTCGCTGAGTGCGAGCCTGGAAAGTGGGGAGCTCTCCAGCCGCGAGATCGTGGCGGATTGCCTGGAACGGATCGAATCCAGCGATGACTTGCTGGGGGCATTCTCCGAAGTGCGCGCCGAGGCGGCGCTTCGGGCTGCGGACGAAGCCGATCGCGAGCGCTCTGCGGGCGAAGTCCGCTCGGCGCTGCACGGATTGCCGATCGCCATCAAGGGCATCCTGGCGAGTCCCGAATTCGAAACCACCTGCGGCTCGCGCATCTTGAAGGGCTTCCGCGCCCCCTACGAAGCCACGGTATTGCGCAAACTGCGCGAAGCCGGAATGATCGTGGTCGGCTCGACAAACATGGACGAGTTCGCAATGGGCTCTTCGTGCGAGAACTCCGCGTACGGACCCACGCGCAATCCCTGGAACACCGACTGCGTGCCCGGCGGTTCGAGCGGCGGCAGTGCCGCCGCCGTCGCCGCGCGACAGGTACCGGCAACCCTGGGTTCGGACACGGGCGGTTCCATCCGGCAGCCGGCGGCACTTTGCGGCGTGGTCGGCATCAAGCCGACCTACGGACGGGTGTCTCGCTACGGGTTGGTCGCGTTTGCCAGTTCGCTCGACCAGATCGGAACATTCTCACACTCGGTCGAGGATTCGGCGCTCCTGCTCGAAACGATCTGCGGGCACGATCCCAAGGACGCCACGTCGGTGCCACGCGAGGTGCCAAGGTTCTCGGCAGGTCTCGACGGTTCCGTCGAAGGCCTGCGGATCGGGATTCCCGAAGAGCTCTTCAGTGAAGAGGGCATCGATCCCGAAGTCCTGCTCAAGGTGCGCGAGGCGGTCAGCACTCTGGAGAGCATGGGTGCCAAGACGGTGCCCGTTTCGCTGCCTCACAGTGAGTTCGGCATCGCCACCTACTATCTGATCTGCACCGCCGAAGCCTCTTCGAACCTGTCGCGCTACGACGGTGTGAAGTTTGGCTTTCGCGCCGAATCCGATCAACTCGACGAGATGTATCGCCGCACGCGTTCCGAAGGTTTTGGCGCCGAGGTCAAGCGGCGGATCATCCTCGGCACCTATGTACTGTCGGCCGGTTACTACGACGCGTACTACCGCAAGGCGCAACAGGTGCGCACACTGATCCGCCGGGATTTCGCGCGCGCCTTCGAGGTCTGCGACGTTCTGGCATCTCCTGCGACGCCGGGACCGGCCTGGCCACTCGGCGAGCGCACGGCGGATCCCCTGCAGATGTACATGTCCGACATCTTCACGGTCACGCTGAACCTGGCGGGGCTTCCGGGAATCGCCCTGCCCTGCGGATTCACTGCCTCGGGCTTGCCGGTGGGCTTCCAGTTACTGGGGCGAGCGCTCGACGAACAGACTCTCTTGCGAATTGGAGACGCTTTCCAACGTCAGACGGACTGGCACAAGGCCGTGCCTTCTGGAGATTCCGAATGA
- a CDS encoding AsmA family protein, with the protein MKRILIVLGVLAAGFAAVLVAAFLLIDAEDYREPITEYASEALGRKVTLGGIDLRVFPTPAVRVQSLSVAGHEAGAPALADVAELQLKIAVLPLFTGQVVLRAVELESPRIFIPFDENGDPILPTPAQGPDAAQSPGAQASAPAQGESESDPAKPALAIQNIRVRNADLQAGPYAFSGGKLDGRFSLGGSTALKFDLADVNYAQDEVKLSGPVRGDLKIGESFEINLDDAALVSGDSFRKPAGDRLRISGPLGQELSAGVLKEASIELGKNEFPLRLLLEAEPMEIHLTSTEIDLAALQPFLGQDTPRLRGGVAVKEFRVKLEPLSIVGTATLHSAGVDLEQGPVSVSGPLAARGTVLALQDASAKIGQNEIGVRGSYDLERGRSAFEFDAREHKIEDLIGFFAGDSKLLGAFAAGGKFRMSGDLDTLSGSGHFAITPGQLRGFSLVQELLGPLSEIPVLVAQVKGKDLSRYEQEDFENLSADYTIENGVLHTDNLVLNYRYATANLRGTVGLVDLALDLSGEVVLGDELAEELSGSKPRRRRVIPISSIAGTVDNPRLRLDRVQLTRVAASLAAEDRAREKLNEKLDGRLGRKLEEKLGPGAKEAVQGIFGRLLGGQPEESPPSEQAPEPPAAEEKKPE; encoded by the coding sequence ATGAAGCGCATCCTAATCGTTCTGGGCGTTTTGGCGGCCGGATTCGCAGCCGTACTGGTTGCAGCCTTCCTGTTGATCGACGCCGAGGACTATCGAGAACCGATCACCGAGTACGCCTCTGAAGCACTGGGACGCAAAGTTACACTGGGTGGGATCGACCTGCGCGTCTTCCCGACCCCTGCGGTTCGCGTGCAGAGTCTGAGCGTCGCGGGCCACGAAGCGGGCGCCCCGGCCCTGGCCGACGTCGCGGAACTTCAATTGAAGATCGCTGTCCTGCCGCTGTTCACCGGGCAGGTAGTACTGCGCGCAGTCGAATTGGAATCACCCAGGATCTTCATTCCCTTCGATGAGAATGGCGATCCGATCCTTCCGACACCTGCACAAGGACCGGATGCAGCGCAGAGCCCGGGTGCGCAGGCGAGCGCGCCCGCCCAGGGTGAAAGTGAATCGGATCCCGCGAAGCCCGCACTCGCGATCCAGAACATCCGAGTTCGAAACGCTGACTTGCAGGCCGGCCCCTATGCCTTCAGCGGCGGGAAGCTCGACGGCCGCTTCAGCTTGGGCGGATCGACGGCCCTGAAGTTCGACCTCGCCGATGTCAACTACGCACAGGACGAAGTAAAGCTCTCGGGTCCCGTGCGCGGAGACCTGAAGATCGGCGAGAGTTTCGAGATCAATCTCGATGACGCCGCGCTGGTATCGGGTGATTCGTTTCGAAAGCCAGCTGGCGATCGACTGCGGATCAGCGGGCCTTTGGGCCAGGAGCTGAGTGCAGGGGTTTTGAAGGAAGCGAGCATCGAACTGGGCAAAAACGAGTTTCCGCTGCGCCTGTTGCTGGAAGCTGAACCCATGGAGATCCACCTGACGAGCACCGAGATCGACCTCGCCGCGTTACAGCCCTTTCTCGGCCAGGACACTCCCCGTCTTCGAGGCGGTGTCGCCGTCAAGGAGTTCCGCGTCAAACTCGAGCCACTTTCGATCGTCGGAACGGCGACACTCCATAGTGCCGGTGTCGACCTCGAGCAGGGTCCGGTGTCTGTTTCCGGCCCACTCGCGGCGCGCGGAACCGTGCTCGCGCTACAAGATGCGAGCGCGAAGATCGGCCAGAACGAGATCGGTGTTAGGGGTAGCTACGATCTGGAACGAGGTCGTTCTGCGTTCGAATTCGACGCCAGGGAGCACAAGATCGAAGACCTGATCGGCTTTTTCGCCGGCGACTCCAAGCTCCTGGGCGCGTTTGCCGCGGGTGGCAAGTTCCGCATGAGTGGTGACCTCGATACGCTTTCGGGCAGCGGTCATTTCGCGATTACACCGGGCCAGTTGCGCGGCTTCTCTCTGGTCCAGGAACTGCTCGGCCCGCTCTCGGAGATTCCGGTTCTGGTGGCTCAGGTCAAAGGCAAGGACCTGTCCCGCTACGAGCAGGAGGATTTCGAGAACCTGTCCGCGGACTACACCATCGAGAATGGAGTTCTGCACACCGACAATCTCGTGCTCAACTACCGCTACGCCACTGCAAATCTGCGGGGCACCGTCGGTCTGGTCGACCTTGCCCTCGATCTTTCGGGCGAGGTCGTACTCGGCGACGAACTGGCCGAGGAACTCTCGGGCTCAAAGCCACGACGTAGACGCGTCATTCCGATCTCTTCAATCGCCGGTACCGTCGACAATCCGCGGCTCAGACTCGACAGAGTTCAACTGACGCGGGTGGCCGCAAGTCTTGCGGCCGAGGATCGGGCGCGCGAAAAGTTGAACGAGAAGCTCGATGGCCGCCTGGGAAGAAAGCTGGAAGAGAAGCTCGGACCCGGGGCGAAGGAAGCGGTCCAGGGGATCTTCGGAAGATTGCTCGGCGGGCAGCCCGAGGAGTCCCCTCCTTCCGAACAGGCACCCGAACCACCGGCGGCAGAGGAAAAGAAGCCGGAGTGA
- a CDS encoding response regulator, with amino-acid sequence MAKEVLIVDDDRALARSLVRAVESQGYTCRQVHDGNEAIKAISENVPDLILLDMLLPKKDGYGVMESLKSRDATRDVKIIAISGIYRGRDHVATAMKAGADEYLEKPFSASDLTENLVRHLGKAEVPGEAAERADKTSIKEQTPAETIWRAIREDFSGAIHFQDGKRHKILVLDKGTPRFLRSNLAKEALGQRLLRSGRIGEKTYSDSLRRAKATGRRIGEILVEMGAVQKPELDRVLAEQAEDKMLELFSWAEGDSWRQAGVRSLNLASELLPWGLKETILRGAMRMRPEVVREQLARFSDCTVSSAITEFDGFEHNKAVADALAAIDGEKTVQELSEGFGALLFALYLVGGVRFDERNPATEESKAASTAEAVGPTSSTNPVATTHTNLDTELKAMLERMREQNFFEILGLEPTATTSEIRKAFIRKAKIYHPDKVGAVGLQEVAGEVFALISDAHQTLGNESERESYLQKLESGNLGVDDSEVVERILGAEVLFKKGLELVRARQYDEALERLQEAIDLDPEEGEFHSLYGWAFLLVNRGDPNARAEGIQHLEKGISLAPKATTGYYYLGLARKACGEQAEAERMFRQVLELRPDHVEAARELRLFQMRRAKGN; translated from the coding sequence TTGGCGAAAGAAGTGCTCATTGTCGACGATGATCGCGCATTGGCGCGTTCACTGGTACGCGCTGTCGAGAGTCAGGGCTACACCTGTCGCCAGGTACACGACGGAAACGAAGCCATCAAGGCGATTTCCGAGAACGTTCCGGACCTGATTCTCCTGGACATGCTGCTGCCGAAGAAGGACGGCTACGGCGTCATGGAGTCACTGAAGTCTCGCGATGCCACTCGTGACGTAAAGATCATCGCGATCAGCGGCATCTATCGCGGGCGCGATCACGTGGCTACGGCCATGAAGGCGGGCGCAGACGAGTACCTGGAAAAGCCGTTTTCGGCTTCGGATCTGACAGAGAATCTGGTGCGCCACCTTGGCAAGGCAGAGGTACCCGGAGAGGCGGCTGAACGTGCCGACAAGACCTCCATAAAGGAGCAGACGCCGGCAGAGACGATCTGGCGTGCCATCCGCGAAGACTTCAGCGGAGCGATCCATTTCCAGGACGGCAAGCGCCACAAGATCCTGGTGCTCGACAAGGGCACACCGCGCTTTCTGCGTTCGAACCTGGCGAAAGAGGCGCTCGGTCAGCGTCTGCTGCGCTCCGGACGGATCGGCGAGAAGACCTATAGCGATTCGCTGCGACGAGCCAAGGCGACCGGTCGTCGCATCGGTGAGATTCTGGTCGAAATGGGTGCGGTTCAAAAACCCGAACTGGATCGCGTGCTCGCGGAGCAAGCGGAAGACAAGATGCTCGAACTGTTCTCGTGGGCAGAAGGTGACTCCTGGCGTCAAGCGGGCGTTCGCTCGCTCAACCTGGCCAGCGAACTACTGCCGTGGGGACTCAAGGAAACGATCTTGCGCGGCGCGATGCGCATGCGTCCGGAAGTCGTTCGCGAGCAACTCGCGCGTTTCTCGGATTGCACGGTCAGCAGTGCAATCACCGAATTCGACGGCTTTGAACACAATAAGGCCGTCGCCGATGCACTCGCGGCCATCGACGGCGAAAAGACTGTGCAAGAGCTCTCAGAAGGTTTCGGAGCCTTGCTCTTTGCCCTCTATCTGGTGGGTGGTGTCCGTTTCGACGAACGGAATCCGGCCACCGAAGAATCAAAAGCGGCCTCCACGGCAGAGGCTGTCGGGCCGACATCGTCGACGAATCCGGTCGCGACGACGCATACGAACCTGGACACCGAGCTCAAGGCGATGCTCGAGCGTATGCGTGAACAGAACTTCTTCGAGATTCTCGGTCTGGAACCGACCGCTACCACATCCGAGATTCGCAAGGCGTTCATCCGCAAGGCCAAAATCTACCACCCGGACAAGGTGGGCGCGGTCGGACTGCAGGAGGTCGCCGGAGAGGTCTTCGCCCTGATCTCGGATGCCCATCAGACCCTGGGCAATGAAAGCGAACGCGAAAGCTACCTGCAGAAGCTCGAGAGCGGAAACCTCGGGGTCGACGACTCCGAGGTGGTCGAACGCATTCTCGGTGCTGAAGTCCTGTTCAAGAAGGGCCTGGAACTCGTTCGCGCTCGTCAGTACGACGAGGCGCTCGAGCGTCTGCAAGAGGCGATAGATCTCGACCCCGAAGAAGGCGAGTTCCACTCGCTGTACGGCTGGGCCTTCCTGCTGGTGAACCGGGGAGATCCCAACGCCCGCGCAGAAGGAATCCAGCATCTAGAGAAAGGAATTTCCCTCGCTCCCAAGGCTACGACCGGCTACTACTACCTGGGCCTGGCGAGAAAGGCTTGCGGAGAACAGGCCGAGGCGGAGAGAATGTTCCGACAGGTTCTGGAACTGCGCCCGGACCACGTCGAAGCCGCCCGCGAACTGCGCCTATTTCAGATGCGTCGGGCTAAAGGAAACTAG
- a CDS encoding branched-chain amino acid transaminase yields MDGEFVPWDEARVPILTHTLHYGLGVFEGVRAYKSPDGHSAVFRLREHVDRLFRSARIVELEIPFTRDQIETALIETLRVNQLAEGYIRPLVYLGEGAMGLLPTDNPVRVSIIVWPWGAYLGQDGLDNGIRAKVSSYTRHHPNVSMTKSKTCGEYVNSILAKREVTRSGYDEAIMLDTTGMVAEASGENIFIVRDGVLKTPPLGSVLEGITRDSVIRIAHDKGIDVAEQAFTRDELYSADEAFLTGTAAEVTPVREVDDRSIGEGTRGPVTKTIQTAYFDAVRAKGSKYEAWLTRV; encoded by the coding sequence ATGGACGGCGAGTTCGTCCCGTGGGACGAAGCTCGTGTCCCAATCCTCACCCACACATTGCACTACGGACTGGGAGTATTCGAAGGCGTTCGCGCCTATAAGTCCCCAGATGGTCACAGCGCGGTGTTTCGCCTGCGCGAACACGTCGACCGCCTGTTCCGCTCCGCTCGCATCGTCGAACTGGAGATCCCGTTCACACGCGATCAGATCGAAACGGCGCTGATCGAAACGCTACGGGTAAACCAGTTGGCCGAGGGCTATATCCGACCACTGGTATACCTGGGCGAAGGCGCGATGGGCCTGCTTCCGACCGACAACCCGGTGCGGGTGTCGATCATCGTCTGGCCCTGGGGTGCCTACCTGGGTCAGGACGGACTCGATAACGGAATCCGCGCGAAGGTCTCGTCCTACACGCGACACCATCCCAATGTGTCGATGACGAAGTCGAAGACCTGCGGTGAATACGTCAACTCGATCCTCGCCAAGCGCGAAGTCACGCGCTCCGGCTACGACGAAGCCATCATGCTCGATACGACGGGCATGGTCGCCGAGGCCAGTGGTGAGAATATCTTCATCGTGCGCGACGGTGTGCTGAAGACACCGCCACTCGGTTCGGTACTCGAAGGCATTACGCGCGACTCTGTGATTCGAATCGCCCACGACAAGGGAATCGATGTCGCCGAACAGGCTTTCACCCGCGACGAACTCTACAGTGCCGATGAGGCCTTTCTGACCGGTACGGCCGCCGAAGTCACACCGGTGCGCGAGGTCGACGATCGCTCGATTGGCGAGGGGACACGAGGTCCGGTCACCAAGACGATCCAGACCGCCTACTTCGACGCAGTTCGCGCCAAGGGCAGCAAGTACGAAGCCTGGCTCACCCGCGTCTGA
- the gatC gene encoding Asp-tRNA(Asn)/Glu-tRNA(Gln) amidotransferase subunit GatC: MKINLDTVLSVAQLANLNLDEGEVAGLQRDMNQILEYMAKLEELDTSEVEATTHVLEIETPLRADEISGVLTPEEAVRNAPEHTDHAMVVPKVLD, translated from the coding sequence ATGAAGATCAATCTCGACACCGTTTTGAGCGTCGCGCAGCTAGCCAATCTGAATCTCGACGAGGGCGAGGTGGCCGGACTGCAGCGCGACATGAATCAGATCCTGGAATACATGGCGAAGCTCGAAGAACTCGACACGTCCGAAGTCGAAGCGACGACCCATGTTCTGGAGATCGAAACTCCCCTGCGCGCCGACGAAATCTCGGGTGTACTCACACCGGAAGAAGCCGTTCGCAACGCGCCCGAACACACCGACCACGCCATGGTCGTACCCAAGGTGCTCGATTGA
- the thiI gene encoding tRNA 4-thiouridine(8) synthase ThiI, protein MNFAVHYAEIGLKGRNRPRFESRLRKNITRALARAGSVQVRNLYGRLLVEISDDVDPEYAASCLSKVFGVAYFSRATEIAPSLEAIEAAVDEFVSQREFESFGVKVRRVEKSYPWKSVELATRLGSRIQSASGARVNLSKPDLWVELHLLSQRVLLLHRRQPGPGGMPVGSAGRVVSLISGGIDSPASSYRMLKRGCELIYVHFHSAPFTNEASQEKVRDLVGILARYQGPVRLYSVPFGEIQQVLVSEAPADPRIVLYRRMMVRIAEQIALRERALALVTGESVAQVSSQTLANLDTINRAATLPILRPLVGMDKAEIIELAEQIGTYEISIEPDEDCCSYLMPRNPATRTHAEHIERLERAFDVSGMVEAALGRAQRERIDPAT, encoded by the coding sequence GTGAATTTCGCCGTCCACTACGCCGAGATCGGACTCAAGGGTCGCAACCGCCCGCGCTTCGAGAGCCGTCTGCGCAAGAACATAACGCGTGCACTCGCCCGAGCGGGCTCGGTCCAGGTCCGAAATCTGTACGGCCGCCTGCTGGTCGAGATATCGGACGACGTCGATCCGGAGTATGCGGCGAGTTGCCTGAGCAAGGTCTTCGGCGTGGCCTACTTCAGCCGGGCCACCGAAATCGCACCCTCGCTCGAAGCCATCGAGGCGGCGGTCGACGAATTCGTTTCGCAGCGGGAGTTCGAGAGTTTCGGCGTCAAGGTGAGACGCGTAGAAAAGAGCTACCCGTGGAAGTCGGTTGAACTGGCGACTCGACTGGGCTCGCGCATCCAGTCCGCAAGCGGCGCGCGGGTCAATCTCTCGAAACCCGATCTCTGGGTCGAGTTGCATCTGCTTTCGCAGCGCGTCCTGCTTCTGCACCGGCGACAGCCCGGACCGGGCGGCATGCCGGTGGGCAGTGCGGGTCGAGTCGTGAGTTTGATTTCGGGTGGAATCGACTCTCCGGCTTCTTCGTATCGCATGCTCAAACGCGGTTGCGAACTCATCTACGTGCACTTCCACAGCGCGCCGTTTACGAACGAGGCGTCCCAGGAAAAGGTGCGAGATCTGGTCGGCATCCTCGCCCGCTACCAGGGGCCGGTGCGCCTGTACTCGGTGCCTTTCGGGGAGATCCAGCAGGTCCTGGTCAGCGAAGCTCCGGCGGATCCACGGATCGTGCTCTATCGCCGCATGATGGTGCGGATTGCCGAGCAGATCGCCTTGCGCGAACGGGCACTGGCGCTCGTAACGGGCGAAAGCGTGGCGCAGGTGTCTTCCCAGACCCTGGCGAACCTCGACACCATCAACCGGGCGGCTACCCTGCCGATTCTGCGGCCTCTAGTTGGTATGGACAAGGCCGAGATCATTGAGCTGGCTGAACAGATCGGTACGTATGAGATCTCGATCGAGCCAGACGAAGACTGCTGCAGTTACCTCATGCCTCGGAACCCGGCGACCCGGACCCACGCCGAGCACATCGAACGGCTGGAACGCGCGTTTGATGTGAGTGGAATGGTCGAAGCGGCGCTGGGACGCGCACAGCGCGAAAGGATTGATCCCGCCACATGA